In Erigeron canadensis isolate Cc75 chromosome 7, C_canadensis_v1, whole genome shotgun sequence, one DNA window encodes the following:
- the LOC122608205 gene encoding uncharacterized protein LOC122608205, giving the protein MDDTHLVVNLLVKLRHQSNSSSSVTSASHNLQRWSTRQRRTKQQNVLISTNGDKTPPPRASPTTPLSSYSSDGGGGGGGCTEESSLPNLDRGGISRSKVIIGPNKTTPTKRPRKKRTLAELKEDETTLLKERKQLKRQLATLQATCQKQREENASLKKMKNDLQSKELVVPEVKDCMEGKEARGFVLPDLNFPAGEDDC; this is encoded by the exons ATGGATGACACCCATTTGGTAGTCAACCTTTTAGTCAAACTCCGTCATCAATctaattcttcttcttctgtcaCGTCAGCGTCACATAACCTTCAACGTTGGTCGACCCGCCAACGTCGTacaaaacaacaaaatgttCTTATTTCAACAAACGGTGATAAAACACCGCCACCTAGAGCTAGCCCCACTACTCCTTTATCATCTTACAGTAGCgacggcggtggcggtggtggtggatgTACGGAAGAATCTAGCTTGCCAAATCTTGACCGCGGTGGTATTTCAAGATCTAAg GTTATTATAGGGCCAAACAAAACAACCCCGACTAAGAGACCAAGAAAGAAGAGG ACGCTAGCTGAACTCAAAGAAGACGAGACAACATTATTGAAGGAAAGAAAGCAACTTAAACGA CAACTAGCAACTCTACAAGCGACATGTCAGAAACAAAGAGAAGAAAATGCAAGTCTCAAGAAGATGAAG AATGATCTGCAATCAAAAGAATTAGTTGTTCCTGAGGTAAAAGATTGTATGGAAGGAAAAGAAGCTCGTGGGTTCGTGCTCCCTGATCTCAATTTTCCCGCTGGTGAAGATGATTGTTAA